TTAACGGTTCCTTTCTATGGTACATTTTACTCGCACGACTCGAAAAAATGGGTGAGCGGTAGTTGTCTACCGGTAGTGAGATAGATGAGATAGGTTACAAACGGATctcctgacagtgagctaGCCTTACCTAGATTAGCTATAGTCACTGGTAGTTTAGGCTTCCGTGAACTGTTGTAAGTGACGGGTATGTGGATGGTGAATGGTTTGGGTAGGGTAGCTTATGGAAACGGTTCCATCTCGACGACCCACCGGCGTCGGTaattgaccgtgaatgaATCCGCGACTTCAAGTTTGGTCCAGTCGTGAAAAGCCCGTGTGTGTGTCTGTCAGATACCCGTGTCAAAATACATGTGTGTCGTCGAGGATTGACTCTATCAAAAAGTTGAATGGTACCGGTATCCCAACCGCTTTTCTAATCACCAGAGTTCCCGCCTCTTTCCTATAGTTCGGTCGGACAATTTTGGGTCTctcttttgttgttcgaagGAAATTCTACCTACCAGAGGGAGTTTACATACGGGAAATCTCGGGTACGAACCACGAATTGCGAACGGGACTGTCGCAGGCGCGTCCATAAATACCAACCAAGCTTGACAGGGAATAGTAGACCGTGCTCCATTCGACTCCGCGGACTGTTGCGCAGTGCAGAATGTCTAGAGCTACATCCACGGCCACTTACCGATCCGGCGCGTGGCTGCGTGTCGATCCAATGTGTAACTAATCCTCCCGGGCGCGTATCGGAACAACCGTTGGAGTCGCGGTTTGGGGCAAAGACGGTATGCCGACGTTCCAACGCACGACACCCAAGAAGAAatcgtgtgtgtgtgtgtgttggtgGCACTCTCTCGATCCGTCGCTCTCTTGTTTCTACGGAAACACACGCACGCACACGCACTGGCTCGTCGTACTCTCTCGACTGGGTCCGTCCGGACTAGTTGAATGGGCCAGTACGGAAAAGACCGTACTGTCACTGTCCTTTGGTCCTATCGACTCGACTCCAGCTtactacctacctacctaccttATCTGTCTGTCTACTACTACCTCTCTCTGGCTTGCAGCGATTACCGGCACcgtaccgtcgtcgttgtctaGCGTTTTGCAGATCCCACAGACTACCATCCCGTTGTGCTACCAACTTACTTGAGAACGACCAAGCTTTCGTTATTGTTCtagttgctgttgctgttgttgtgatACGGTTGCTGTTGTAATCCTGCTCGGTGCCTCTGGTTGCGTTGGCTGTTTACGTACCCCTCGGAAACGTGTCATTATGGATCGTTGGATTCCCCTCCCAAGCAAGACGAGTTCGCGTCGGACTCCTGCCACTAGTTCGAACCAAACGTCGTCGACTGCGACACGGAATCCATCCCAGACAGCAGCGACGGTGCCTCGCAGTCACCGTCCATCCAAGTCTTCCCAGACTCGTCGATCAAGCCGTGCCTCCACCAGTCCCGTCGTTCCGACAGGTCACTCGTCCCGCCACCACGAACCCACCTTTGCATCGGACACTTCCTGGTGGGACGACGCGACGTCCCCGACCCTCGCTTCTGCGTGGGATCCGTCCCAGTTCGTCTCCCCAAAACATTCCGTGCACCAATCCACCAACCAGGCCACGGACTCGAACACCACCACACGACGCCGCACGTACGAAGATGCTCCCGCATCCACCGGACGCCGTGGCGTAACCGAACGGCGGTCGAACACGCCCGTGGCCTCGTCGCCACTCCAGTCCTACTGGagtgacgatgatgaggacgacgaccATGACGGCCGGATGGATCTGCACAATAACCCGTTCCCGTCCGATGCGGTTCCTAGGAGTTTGGGACCCGTCGATCTCGAtgccatggaagacgaacTCGATAACGCATTCGTTCCACAATCGGAAGACACGTCACCGGAAACCAGACACCAGCACCATCCAAACGAAGTGTACGATAACCACGGTCGCTACCATGACAACCGTCGTGATACGGAtgaagactttgtcgacCGTCACTACCAACCCGTCACGGAAAAGGGGTACAACAACCATCACTACCAAACCAAGGAGGGCTTTGTCGACCAACAGTacaaaatggaaaagcaGTACACCGACCGTCATTACGAAACGGAAGAGCAGTATAACGACCGTCATTACGAATCAGAAAAGCAGTACAACAACCGTCACTACCAAACGGAAGAGCAGATTGACAACAAGCGATACGCCCACAACGGCTTTGAGGCAGAGACACCGGAACACCAAAATTTCGATCACTACTACCAACAAGAGAAGGAACTGCAGGAACAGCTGGAACATCAGGACTGGCATCACGAAGCACACGCCGAGCCGGAACCGTTCGTTGTGACCGACACGACGCCCGCGCCCTTGTTGGACACCACCACGACTTCCAACCTGGTCTttcaagacgacgaggacgacgacgacccCTACCATCCCTACAACCGCGCACCGTCGCGGACGCCCGTGGAGGTCGTCTCCCAGACGCGTGAGGCCTCCTCCAGCCGGCACCGACCAAACACCTCGCCCGAAACGAACCAATCCCATCCGCCGCGCTCCCAATCCTACTCTGTCCCGGATTATTCCGATAGCGAAGAATCGTACCAGGATCGCAAATTCATTTCCAACGACGAACACTCTCAGGAAAGTTTCGACAATCGCTCCTATACGAACGAACCGCCGGTGGGCATTCAACCAAGCCCGTGGGCGTCTGGATCGTCGCCTGGCTACCACGAGGAATCCGAGTACGAGTCCGAGAAGGAAACCGAGTACGAGATTGCGGAACGGATCGCTCAGGATGCCATGGAAACCCGGGTCGACGAGCTCGAGTCGGAAAAGTATCCTGAGCGTCCAACGGTGGAACGGGTACTCGACTGGGAAGCGGTGCTTCAGAAACCCAAGAGTACCGGGCAGACCGGAGCCACCGCTCCGTACGGAGCGTCCTCATCGCAACGGGAACGccgccagcagcagcagGATAAAGAGAAGGAAGCCCAAGTCGAGGCGGAAAAGTACAGTCACCGCAATGTtcaggaagaaaagaaggaagacGATCATGCCTTGCGGGCCAAGAAATCCGCCGACACGCCGGACGAAATAACACTGGAACTCGAACGGGATGCCGCCGTGGCCCGGGCCAGTCACTTGGCCACCGACTTGGCGGCGAGTCACGCCAAGATTGACGAACTCCAAGATCACGTCATTTACTTACAGGAACAGCTACTCGCGTATCAAGATCGAGACCAAGAACAAATGAATGTCTCGCAACACCGCTCATCCTTGAATCAGACTCTGTTGCTGAATCAAGGTCTGTCTTCGATCGGTAATATGTTCACTCGCCCCGGGAATGGCTCGAAGGAGGACGCACGGTCCGCATTGCTCCGTTCCTGGCATTCGTCCGTCCCGAAAACGAACCTGACGACCGCCCGCACCGCCACGATCACCCCGACCAAAGCCGACGTACCCCAGTCGACCATCGACAATGCGTTTCCGCACGACCCCTTTGCAGAGACGGTGAATCCGAAACGTTCGCCCGTGACGCCGTACCGCAAATTGaacgattccaaaacgtcACAAATGTCTTTTTGAAAGAAACCAAAAGAGGGGGAAGCGGGCGTACATGGCTGTCGTAGACGTAATGGTATACACTCAACGATGCAACGCTGTTCCACGCGATCTTTTGGATAACCtgatatatatatatatatacattAATCCTAGTTTACATGAAAATGGAGGACACAATCTTGGTACGTGTTACATTAGTTAGTTTTTCTACTTTTGAATAGAGAGGGATGTAGCTGACAGTTAGCGTGGATTTTACTGTCACACAGACGGGAGCCAcaaactaacagtaaacgcGAGGTGGTCACTGTCCACAGCGGGAATTTGGCGCGCCGATCGAATCGTTCGACTCACCACTGTCAGTCCCAGAAAGGTTCCTCCAAGCATGCCATCCTTTTCTGTTTTCCCTCTTTTCACAAACGAAGGGTTGATGCGGGGGAAGACGTGTATGTCGAACAATTCTGGAGGTCAGGGCACGGTAGGGtacatcacagtcagcgccTTCCCAAACGACCTAGTATGTGCCCCACCAGTACCCACCCTCGCCTGAGCATGATGTTTTGCACTTGAGGTTAGAATTATGTTTTCGATATACAATACGTAGTTCCAATGATCCCAAGCCCCGCTGCCTACCTATTCGATCCGTTTCGATTGCTTCTGTAGTAGAGTTTGTACCATACGAACGGGGCGAGAGCACAGACACGAGTATATACGATTGTGAATCACGAAAGAGCGGCCGGCGTGACAACCTATATCTATACAAAAAGAATGTCCCACCGTGGCCATTTCCGTCGTGGTGCTATCACGCGTGTCGACCTCGGGTCCCAGCGGAGGATCACCTTCCCCCATGCCCCCCCCATTCGGGAATCGAGGAGGATCGAGTGAGCGTGGAGTGGGAGAAGACTTTCGACGGGTCCAATGGGTACACGGTCTTAGTGGCGATGGGGTGATGCTGGACACTTATCACCaatgcacacacacacacacacacacaccaaaaCGAGAGTTCCACACGCTCTCCCACTACCTGAATCTAcctacaacaacaacaaccaccaccTTTTACCACCATACAAACACACTCCGCATTCACCCCTATTCCTCATTGACAAGACTTGCAACACTCGCAGTAGACGACGCTGGGAGTACTAGTAGTAGcggtagcagtagcagtagcagaAATCAATAGCAGAAGTGGCCGTAGCAGTCGCAGTAGTTGCTAGAGCAAGAGCAGTCACAAtcgcagcaacaacaatcacACTCGTCGCAATCGAAAGACGAAATGCCGCGGCACAGCAAGTGTTGGGATGAACCTTCGGAGCCAATGGACGAAAGCTCCTGTAACGCGTTGCAGGACGCGGAAGACAGCGTAGTCCGCTTGGTGGAAGACCGCAAGTTGGTGCGGCAAGCGACGTCTCGACAGTCTCAGGCTACTACTACGTTGGCGGAAATGGTcttgtccttgtcgtcggCGTTGCATCACGTGTGTCCGGACTCTCACGGAAGCGCGCGGGTTGCCCAGGTTGCTCAAGGCGTCGAAAGTCTCAAGCTCCGACAAACCAAAGCCACACGCAAGACGGAACAACTCGTACAGAAACTTCAAAGTACAATCAATGCCCAACAGAACGAACTCGAAATCCTACGCGCtcggcagcagcaacaacaacaacagaaGCATACGTACCAAAGGAACGTCCAGGTACAAGTGTCCCGTTGGCCCCCCGCACACGGTCCGCAAGACGAAAAGACCGGACGAATGCCGGATGTCGAAACCTCTACCCAACGGACCGAGACGACACACACGACGTCGTTTGATTCACCGTCGGCGGACTCGCATTCGACGACGGAGGCCTCTCCCGTTCGCACAGAAACTTGCCCCACTACAGATCCGGAATCCGAATCGAGTCCTCTCCTTCCCACATCACCCGCTCGATCCCACAACGACTCCGCCCTGCCAGTGTCAATGCCAGCACCAGTGCCAACGGTCCCGACAC
This portion of the Phaeodactylum tricornutum CCAP 1055/1 chromosome 19, whole genome shotgun sequence genome encodes:
- a CDS encoding predicted protein, giving the protein MDRWIPLPSKTSSRRTPATSSNQTSSTATRNPSQTAATVPRSHRPSKSSQTRRSSRASTSPVVPTGHSSRHHEPTFASDTSWWDDATSPTLASAWDPSQFVSPKHSVHQSTNQATDSNTTTRRRTYEDAPASTGRRGVTERRSNTPVASSPLQSYWSDDDEDDDHDGRMDLHNNPFPSDAVPRSLGPVDLDAMEDELDNAFVPQSEDTSPETRHQHHPNEVYDNHGRYHDNRRDTDEDFVDRHYQPVTEKGYNNHHYQTKEGFVDQQYKMEKQYTDRHYETEEQYNDRHYESEKQYNNRHYQTEEQIDNKRYAHNGFEAETPEHQNFDHYYQQEKELQEQLEHQDWHHEAHAEPEPFVVTDTTPAPLLDTTTTSNLVFQDDEDDDDPYHPYNRAPSRTPVEVVSQTREASSSRHRPNTSPETNQSHPPRSQSYSVPDYSDSEESYQDRKFISNDEHSQESFDNRSYTNEPPVGIQPSPWASGSSPGYHEESEYESEKETEYEIAERIAQDAMETRVDELESEKYPERPTVERVLDWEAVLQKPKSTGQTGATAPYGASSSQRERRQQQQDKEKEAQVEAEKYSHRNVQEEKKEDDHALRAKKSADTPDEITLELERDAAVARASHLATDLAASHAKIDELQDHVIYLQEQLLAYQDRDQEQMNVSQHRSSLNQTLLLNQGLSSIGNMFTRPGNGSKEDARSALLRSWHSSVPKTNLTTARTATITPTKADVPQSTIDNAFPHDPFAETVNPKRSPVTPYRKLNDSKTSQMSF
- a CDS encoding predicted protein, whose protein sequence is MPRHSKCWDEPSEPMDESSCNALQDAEDSVVRLVEDRKLVRQATSRQSQATTTLAEMVLSLSSALHHVCPDSHGSARVAQVAQGVESLKLRQTKATRKTEQLVQKLQSTINAQQNELEILRARQQQQQQQKHTYQRNVQVQVSRWPPAHGPQDEKTGRMPDVETSTQRTETTHTTSFDSPSADSHSTTEASPVRTETCPTTDPESESSPLLPTSPARSHNDSALPVSMPAPVPTVPTPTASPVSLTEDPNDANILPALLDMHTLLDQPPDSDDMSALTLHTTRRPSSSPHDPSPSKPRRNKVRPTKATEGTTPQDNHPTKTTSTSRRRTKIPVEITLLPQERLEV